From one Bordetella genomosp. 9 genomic stretch:
- a CDS encoding arsenic transporter — MIAACIFILTLALVIIQPRGLGVGWSAAGGAILALVLGVVHLGDVAEVWHIVWNATATFIAIIITSLILDEAGFFKWCALHVAKWGRGHGRRLFVLIVLLGAMVTALFANDGAALILTPIVMEVLLALGFGAGASLAFVMAAGFIADTGSLPLIVSNLVNIVSADFFDIGFARYASVMVPVNFAAVAASLAMLGLVYRRAIPRHYDDGQLPEPRSAIRDPATFRAGWIVLALLLAGFFILEPMGIPVSAIAACGALGLLLVAGRTHIVGTRRIMRHAPWHIVVFSLGMYLVVYGLRNAGLTAYLTSFLSWCAQGGVWGGAFGAGVAAATLSSVMNNLPAVLVGALSIADASATGAVREAMIYANVIGSDLGPKITPIGSLATLLWLHVLERKGMHIGWGYYFRIGVVLTVPVLLATLAALAWRLS; from the coding sequence ATGATCGCAGCCTGCATCTTCATATTGACCCTTGCCCTGGTCATCATCCAGCCGCGCGGCCTGGGCGTGGGCTGGAGCGCAGCGGGCGGCGCGATCCTGGCGCTGGTGCTGGGCGTGGTGCACCTCGGCGACGTAGCCGAGGTCTGGCACATCGTCTGGAATGCGACGGCCACCTTCATCGCCATCATCATCACCAGCCTTATCCTGGACGAAGCGGGCTTCTTCAAGTGGTGCGCCTTGCACGTGGCCAAATGGGGCCGCGGCCATGGCCGGCGCTTGTTCGTCCTGATCGTGCTGCTGGGTGCGATGGTCACCGCCCTCTTCGCCAACGACGGGGCCGCCCTGATCCTGACGCCTATCGTCATGGAAGTCCTGCTGGCCTTGGGTTTCGGCGCGGGCGCATCGCTCGCGTTCGTGATGGCGGCCGGTTTCATCGCCGACACGGGCAGCCTGCCGCTGATCGTGTCCAACCTGGTGAACATCGTCTCGGCGGACTTCTTCGACATCGGCTTCGCACGCTATGCATCGGTCATGGTGCCGGTCAACTTCGCGGCGGTGGCGGCTTCGCTGGCCATGCTGGGCCTGGTCTACAGGCGGGCCATCCCGCGCCATTACGACGACGGCCAGCTTCCCGAACCGCGCAGCGCGATACGCGATCCGGCCACCTTCCGCGCCGGATGGATCGTGCTCGCCCTGTTGCTGGCCGGCTTTTTCATACTGGAGCCCATGGGGATACCGGTGAGCGCCATCGCCGCGTGCGGCGCGCTCGGACTGCTGCTGGTCGCCGGGCGCACCCATATTGTCGGCACCCGGCGCATCATGCGCCATGCGCCCTGGCACATCGTCGTGTTCTCGCTCGGCATGTACCTGGTCGTGTATGGGCTGCGCAATGCCGGCCTGACGGCCTACCTGACGAGTTTCCTGTCATGGTGCGCGCAGGGCGGTGTCTGGGGCGGCGCATTCGGCGCGGGCGTCGCCGCCGCGACGCTGTCTTCGGTCATGAACAACCTGCCGGCGGTCCTGGTGGGCGCCCTGTCCATCGCCGACGCGTCGGCGACCGGCGCCGTGCGCGAAGCCATGATCTATGCGAACGTCATCGGCAGCGACCTCGGGCCCAAGATCACCCCGATAGGCAGCCTGGCGACGCTGTTGTGGCTGCATGTCCTGGAGCGCAAGGGCATGCATATCGGCTGGGGGTATTACTTCCGCATCGGCGTGGTCCTGACCGTTCCCGTCCTGCTGGCCACCCTGGCGGCGTTGGCGTGGCGTTTAAGTTGA
- a CDS encoding PRC-barrel domain-containing protein: protein MDHGRDTVPPPRAAAAGSPAETRIVGSAKKSSVGPGPEIMAAATLEGNDVLNLSGEKLGTLQDIMIDVPTGRIAYAVLVRGGVMGIGDKLFAIPWGALALDTDRKCFLLDIDLERMRNAAGFDKDNWPRMADPSWAAGIHEYYGQPPYWS, encoded by the coding sequence ATGGATCATGGCCGTGACACCGTACCGCCGCCGCGCGCCGCCGCGGCGGGATCGCCCGCCGAAACCCGCATCGTGGGATCGGCGAAGAAATCCAGCGTCGGACCAGGCCCCGAAATCATGGCGGCCGCGACGCTGGAAGGCAATGACGTGCTGAACCTGTCCGGAGAAAAGCTCGGCACCCTGCAGGACATCATGATCGACGTGCCGACCGGACGCATTGCCTACGCGGTGCTGGTACGAGGCGGGGTCATGGGGATAGGCGATAAGCTGTTCGCCATTCCCTGGGGTGCGCTGGCCCTGGATACCGATCGCAAATGCTTCCTGCTGGATATCGATCTGGAGCGGATGCGCAACGCGGCCGGTTTCGACAAGGACAACTGGCCGCGGATGGCCGACCCGTCATGGGCGGCCGGTATCCACGAATACTACGGGCAGCCCCCGTACTGGTCCTGA
- a CDS encoding sigma-54 interaction domain-containing protein translates to MQPNNIAGAGPRRPAAKRANKEMGSSNASAATRPGGRADPAAFPDPASMGKCDAMRKLAEQIDKVAGTDASVLIVGESGTGKELVARAIHGGSTRSDQPFVPVNCGAIPASLIEAELFGHEKGSFTGAIAQNIGYFEHASGGTLFLDEVTEMPLDMQVQLLRVLETGTFHRVGGLQPVKVNVRIVAATNRDPYTAVNEGRFREDLLYRLAVVPLRVPPLRERLDDVPYLAQRFLDGFNAAEGTSKTFSKRAMETLQGYDWPGNVRELKNTIHRAYILADNVVEVAGPALSRRQPKAQVAQGTLKMAVGTSLLQAQRELILATLAHHQGDKRLTARTLGISLKTLYNRLGTYDGGAPTHTG, encoded by the coding sequence ATGCAGCCCAACAATATCGCGGGCGCCGGCCCCCGGCGCCCGGCAGCCAAACGAGCCAACAAGGAAATGGGAAGTTCCAACGCCAGCGCGGCAACGCGCCCTGGAGGCCGCGCCGACCCGGCCGCCTTTCCCGATCCTGCGTCCATGGGGAAATGCGACGCCATGCGCAAGCTGGCCGAGCAGATCGACAAAGTGGCCGGCACCGACGCCAGCGTGCTGATCGTCGGGGAAAGCGGCACCGGCAAGGAACTGGTGGCACGGGCCATCCATGGCGGCAGCACCCGCTCAGACCAGCCCTTCGTGCCGGTGAACTGCGGCGCGATCCCGGCGTCGCTGATCGAAGCGGAACTGTTCGGGCATGAGAAAGGCAGCTTCACCGGCGCCATCGCCCAGAACATCGGTTATTTCGAACACGCCAGCGGCGGCACCCTGTTCCTGGACGAAGTCACCGAAATGCCGCTGGACATGCAGGTGCAACTGCTGCGTGTGCTGGAAACCGGCACCTTTCACCGGGTGGGCGGCCTGCAGCCCGTGAAGGTCAACGTGCGCATCGTTGCGGCCACCAACCGCGACCCCTATACCGCGGTCAACGAAGGCCGTTTCCGCGAAGACCTGCTGTATCGCCTGGCCGTCGTGCCGCTACGGGTGCCGCCGCTGCGCGAACGGCTGGACGACGTCCCCTATCTGGCGCAGCGCTTCCTGGACGGTTTCAATGCCGCCGAAGGCACCAGCAAGACCTTCTCCAAGCGCGCGATGGAAACGCTGCAGGGCTACGACTGGCCCGGCAACGTCAGGGAATTGAAGAACACCATCCATCGCGCCTACATCCTGGCCGACAACGTGGTGGAAGTCGCCGGGCCGGCGCTGTCGCGCCGCCAGCCCAAGGCCCAGGTGGCGCAGGGCACGCTGAAGATGGCGGTGGGCACCTCGCTATTGCAGGCCCAGCGCGAACTGATCCTGGCCACGCTGGCCCACCACCAGGGCGACAAGCGGCTGACGGCCCGCACGCTGGGGATCAGCCTGAAGACCCTGTACAACCGGCTGGGCACCTATGACGGCGGCGCCCCGACCCATACGGGTTAG
- a CDS encoding sigma-54-dependent transcriptional regulator produces MPHVLIVDDESPVRTALAEIVKDEGFTVAQASDLREAKIQILRQSPDLVLSDLQLPDGSGLDIFQALSSPNVDVVFITGHASVESAVDALRLGAIDYLLKPVNIQRLKMVLGRMPRNADLSPWGGPFEDEDRFGKMLGRSQPMKQLYRQIAKVAPTEATVFLMGDSGTGKELAAQAIHELSGRKKGPFLPVNCGAISPNLIESEMFGHERGSFTGADRQHKGYFERAAGGTLFLDEITEMPIDLQVKLLRVLETGLFMRVGTNREIASDVRVVAATNRSPEEAVAEGKLREDLYHRLNVFPVELPPLRERGDDVILIAQRYLDMLNKERGADKKFAVDTLESLRNHSWPGNVRELKNYVHRAFILADDNEIRAGIVPLQMSPEKTATGSQITVPVGVPLADADRRLIFATLEQCGGVKKHAAEILGISLKTLYNRLEEYAAAGHFPKVNGEGGKPESVGRTAK; encoded by the coding sequence ATGCCACATGTTTTGATCGTCGATGACGAATCGCCAGTGCGGACCGCGCTGGCTGAAATCGTCAAGGACGAAGGGTTCACCGTAGCCCAAGCCAGCGATCTGCGCGAGGCAAAGATCCAGATCCTGCGCCAGTCGCCGGACCTGGTGCTGTCCGACCTGCAATTGCCCGATGGCAGCGGCCTGGATATTTTCCAGGCCCTGAGCTCGCCCAATGTCGATGTCGTCTTCATTACCGGCCACGCCAGTGTGGAAAGCGCGGTGGATGCCCTGCGGCTGGGCGCCATCGATTATCTGCTCAAGCCGGTCAATATCCAGCGGCTGAAAATGGTGTTGGGGCGCATGCCCCGCAACGCTGATCTGTCCCCGTGGGGAGGCCCCTTCGAGGACGAAGATCGTTTCGGCAAAATGCTGGGGCGGTCGCAGCCCATGAAGCAGCTCTACCGGCAGATCGCCAAGGTGGCCCCGACGGAGGCCACGGTATTCCTGATGGGCGACAGCGGCACGGGCAAGGAATTGGCTGCCCAGGCCATCCATGAGCTCAGCGGAAGAAAGAAAGGCCCCTTCCTGCCGGTCAACTGCGGTGCGATTTCGCCCAATCTGATCGAAAGCGAAATGTTCGGCCACGAGCGCGGCAGCTTTACCGGGGCCGACCGCCAGCACAAGGGTTATTTCGAACGCGCGGCCGGGGGCACGCTGTTCCTGGACGAAATCACCGAAATGCCCATCGACCTGCAGGTGAAGCTGCTGCGGGTGCTGGAAACCGGCTTGTTCATGCGGGTGGGCACGAACCGGGAAATCGCCAGCGACGTGCGCGTGGTGGCGGCGACCAACCGCAGCCCCGAGGAGGCCGTTGCCGAAGGCAAGCTGCGCGAAGACTTGTACCACCGCCTGAACGTGTTCCCGGTGGAGTTGCCGCCCTTGCGTGAGCGGGGCGACGACGTCATCCTGATCGCCCAGCGCTACCTGGACATGCTCAACAAGGAGCGTGGGGCGGACAAGAAATTCGCGGTGGACACGCTGGAAAGCCTGCGCAATCACAGCTGGCCGGGCAATGTGCGCGAGCTGAAGAACTACGTGCATCGCGCCTTCATCCTGGCTGACGACAACGAGATCCGCGCGGGTATCGTCCCCCTGCAGATGTCGCCGGAAAAGACCGCCACGGGTTCGCAGATCACGGTGCCGGTGGGCGTGCCGCTGGCCGACGCGGATCGGCGTTTGATTTTCGCCACGCTCGAGCAGTGCGGCGGGGTCAAGAAGCATGCCGCCGAAATACTCGGCATCAGCCTGAAGACGCTCTACAACCGGCTGGAAGAGTACGCCGCCGCGGGACACTTTCCCAAGGTGAACGGCGAAGGCGGGAAGCCGGAATCCGTGGGCCGTACCGCCAAGTAA
- a CDS encoding GNAT family N-acetyltransferase produces the protein MSQPSITVVVGDWTRLRDDAGAVRHAVFVLEQNVPPEIEMDEYDAVCVHAVAYDADGAALGTGRLLPDGHIGRMAVHRRARGLGVGARLLQALVEAARAGGHRRLMLNAQTHARGFYEGQGFVVEGDEFMEAGIPHVAMARTLSA, from the coding sequence ATGAGCCAGCCATCGATCACCGTCGTCGTCGGCGATTGGACACGTCTGCGGGACGATGCCGGGGCGGTGCGCCATGCGGTATTCGTTCTGGAGCAGAACGTGCCGCCGGAAATCGAGATGGACGAATACGACGCGGTTTGCGTGCACGCGGTGGCTTACGACGCGGATGGGGCGGCGCTCGGTACGGGCCGGCTGCTCCCCGACGGCCATATCGGCCGCATGGCGGTGCACCGCCGTGCGCGTGGCCTGGGCGTGGGCGCGCGCCTGTTGCAGGCTCTGGTGGAGGCGGCGCGGGCGGGCGGCCACCGCAGACTGATGCTGAACGCGCAGACCCATGCGCGCGGTTTCTATGAAGGCCAGGGCTTCGTGGTGGAGGGCGACGAGTTCATGGAGGCAGGCATTCCGCACGTGGCCATGGCCAGGACGCTTTCCGCCTGA
- a CDS encoding FMN-binding glutamate synthase family protein — translation MSWFAIRFSTLAFVLAGAIGTGALAALSSLAWLWAAVPLCALAVLGIYDVVQTHHAIRRNYPILGNLRFLFEAIRPEIRQYFLEDDTNATPFSRAQRSIVYQRAKKQVDKRPFGTQEEVYNDRYEWMNHSLAPTHVADSDFRVTIGGPECRQPYSMSALNISAMSFGALSGNAITALNEGARIGGFAHDTGEGGISPYHRKPGGALVWNIGSGYFGCRDEQGNFSAEAFIRNARDPQVRMIEIKLSQGAKPGHGGILPGPKVTPEIAATRGVAPWKDCNSPAGHSAFDTPIGLMRFVARLRELSEGKPVGFKLCVGHPWEWFAIVKAMLETGITPDFIVVDGAEGGTGAAPPEFVDHVGTPLREGLRLVHNTLVGVNLRDRIRIGASGKIVTAFDMARTMALGADWCNAARGFMFAIGCIQAQSCHTDKCPTGVATQDPVRQRALVVPDKAQRVANFHANTLHALAELLGAAGLTHPKALRPHHIARRISPSEVRLLSAIFPELAPGELLEGKFRHKVFETGWAMARADSFQPAQDITTVQALADSPPEAVPA, via the coding sequence ATGTCCTGGTTCGCCATCAGGTTTTCCACTTTGGCATTCGTCCTGGCCGGCGCGATCGGCACCGGCGCGCTGGCCGCGCTGTCCTCGCTGGCATGGCTATGGGCAGCCGTCCCGCTCTGCGCGCTCGCGGTCCTGGGCATCTACGACGTGGTGCAGACGCATCACGCCATCCGTCGCAACTACCCTATCCTGGGTAACCTGCGTTTCCTGTTCGAGGCCATCCGCCCGGAAATCCGCCAGTACTTCCTGGAAGACGATACCAACGCAACGCCCTTTTCACGGGCACAGCGCTCCATCGTGTACCAGCGGGCAAAAAAGCAGGTGGACAAGCGTCCCTTCGGCACGCAGGAAGAGGTCTACAACGACCGTTATGAATGGATGAACCATTCGCTGGCGCCGACGCACGTCGCCGACAGCGATTTCCGCGTCACGATAGGCGGGCCCGAGTGCAGGCAGCCTTATTCGATGTCCGCATTGAATATTTCCGCCATGAGTTTCGGCGCCCTGTCCGGCAACGCCATCACGGCCTTGAACGAAGGCGCCCGTATCGGCGGCTTCGCCCACGACACGGGCGAAGGCGGCATCAGCCCCTATCACCGCAAGCCGGGAGGCGCGCTGGTCTGGAATATCGGGTCCGGTTATTTCGGCTGCCGCGACGAGCAAGGCAATTTCTCGGCGGAAGCATTCATCCGCAATGCGCGCGATCCGCAGGTCAGGATGATCGAGATCAAGCTCTCGCAGGGCGCCAAGCCCGGCCATGGCGGGATCCTGCCCGGCCCCAAGGTGACGCCCGAAATCGCCGCGACGCGCGGCGTGGCGCCCTGGAAGGATTGCAACTCGCCGGCGGGACATAGCGCCTTCGATACACCCATCGGCCTGATGCGCTTCGTGGCCAGGCTGCGCGAATTGTCCGAAGGCAAGCCGGTGGGCTTCAAGCTTTGCGTCGGCCATCCCTGGGAATGGTTCGCCATCGTCAAGGCCATGCTGGAAACCGGCATCACGCCGGACTTCATCGTCGTCGACGGCGCCGAAGGCGGTACCGGCGCCGCGCCGCCCGAATTCGTCGATCACGTCGGCACGCCCCTGCGCGAAGGCTTGCGCCTGGTACACAACACGCTGGTGGGTGTGAACCTTCGCGATCGCATTCGCATCGGCGCGTCCGGCAAGATCGTCACGGCTTTCGACATGGCGCGCACCATGGCGCTGGGCGCGGACTGGTGCAACGCGGCCCGTGGCTTCATGTTCGCGATAGGCTGCATCCAGGCGCAGTCCTGTCACACCGACAAGTGCCCCACGGGCGTTGCCACCCAGGACCCGGTGCGGCAACGCGCCCTGGTGGTACCCGACAAGGCGCAGCGCGTGGCCAACTTCCACGCGAATACGCTGCACGCACTGGCCGAGCTGCTGGGGGCGGCGGGATTGACGCATCCCAAGGCGCTGCGGCCGCATCACATCGCGCGCCGCATTTCGCCATCGGAAGTCCGGCTGCTGTCAGCCATCTTCCCGGAGCTGGCGCCGGGCGAACTGCTGGAAGGAAAATTTCGGCACAAGGTGTTCGAGACCGGTTGGGCGATGGCGCGCGCGGACTCCTTCCAGCCTGCCCAGGACATCACGACCGTGCAGGCCCTGGCCGACAGCCCTCCCGAGGCAGTGCCGGCCTGA
- a CDS encoding AEC family transporter — protein MHAVATAALPVFALILVGWLAARRRLMGPSASDVLNRFVVYLSLPALLFRAMSQVTWDQLAHAGYALSVIGGIAAAFAVALIAHRGRGTPLTDVSIEALSNSYANVGFMGIPLCLVVFGQPGLAPVIVATLMTACVLFGASIALIEADQRQGQHMGKTFAKVGGALIRNPLVASPLLGFAWSVSGVPLPESIDRFLVLLGNAASPCALIAIGLFLAQTEAGADGTAVARVVTTKLLVQPAVTAVLAFGVFSMPPVWAWTAVLMAALPIGTGPFILARLYGRDARLASRTILLSTLVSVLTISALVAWIEAHGVR, from the coding sequence ATGCACGCCGTTGCCACCGCCGCCCTGCCGGTATTCGCCTTGATCCTGGTGGGCTGGCTGGCCGCGCGCAGGCGGCTGATGGGCCCGTCGGCGAGCGACGTCCTGAACCGCTTCGTCGTGTATCTGTCACTGCCGGCGCTGCTTTTCCGCGCCATGTCGCAAGTGACCTGGGACCAGTTGGCGCACGCGGGCTATGCGCTGTCCGTCATCGGCGGCATCGCCGCGGCTTTCGCCGTCGCCCTGATCGCGCATCGCGGCAGGGGCACGCCCTTGACCGACGTCAGTATCGAGGCCCTCAGCAACTCCTACGCGAACGTCGGTTTCATGGGCATCCCGCTATGCCTGGTGGTGTTCGGCCAGCCGGGCCTGGCGCCCGTCATCGTGGCGACGTTGATGACGGCCTGCGTGCTGTTCGGCGCGTCCATCGCGCTGATCGAAGCGGACCAGCGGCAGGGCCAGCATATGGGCAAGACCTTTGCCAAGGTGGGCGGCGCGCTGATACGCAACCCGCTGGTGGCATCGCCCCTGCTGGGTTTCGCCTGGTCGGTCAGCGGCGTGCCGCTGCCGGAATCCATCGACCGGTTCCTGGTCCTGCTGGGCAATGCGGCGAGTCCCTGCGCGCTGATCGCCATCGGCCTGTTCCTGGCGCAGACGGAAGCCGGCGCGGACGGTACCGCCGTCGCGCGCGTCGTCACCACCAAGCTGCTGGTGCAACCGGCCGTGACGGCCGTGCTGGCCTTCGGCGTCTTCTCCATGCCGCCGGTATGGGCCTGGACGGCGGTGCTGATGGCCGCCCTGCCCATAGGCACCGGCCCGTTCATCCTGGCGCGGCTGTATGGGCGCGACGCTCGCCTGGCATCCCGAACCATATTGCTGTCGACGCTGGTGTCGGTCCTGACGATTTCCGCGCTGGTCGCATGGATAGAGGCCCACGGCGTGCGTTAG
- the rnr gene encoding ribonuclease R — translation MPEAPPDFDPDVPSREAILRALRSAGAPLSPAELAERMGVTRPETSVGFDRRLAAMERDGQLLPNRKGVLLLATKLDFVAGRVQGHRDGFGFLVRDDGGPDIFLSPREMLKVLHGDRVLVKPSGEYRGKPDGTIVEVIERRTNKLVGRFLHEHGLSIVVPEDQRIKHDILIPPSDTNGAQHGQVVSVEIIEQPTRHTQPLGRVAEVLGEIDDPGMEIEIAVRKFDVPVEFTEPARKQAARLPDSVRRTDLKDRVDLRDVPLITIDGEDARDFDDAVYCEAVELGSGQRKRPAWRLLVAIADVSHYVRPNDALDDDALERGTSVYFPRRVIPMLPENLSNGLCSLNPQVDRLVLVCDMVIPASGAKAGTVTAYQFYNAVMHSHARTTYTNIWSALQQPGGPTAAAMAGVMPQVQNLYELYQLLAQARRKRGAIDFDTVETKIVCNELGRIEQIVGVVRNDAHKLIEECMLAANTCAADFMARSKHPGLYRIHEGPTPDRLQSLREFLRTLGLTLGGGDTPTAKDYGEFLDSVRARPDYPLLQTMCLRSMQQAVYSPENVGHFGLAYPAYTHFTSPIRRYPDLLTHRVIKALLAGQRYVPSLHDEPVVIGRAHKEHEHAIWEKLGLLLSSSERRADDASRDVEAWLKCWFVKERVGEDFSGTVTGVASFGIFVTLDTLHVEGLVHVSELGGEYFQFNDALHELRGERTGMRYRLTDKVQVQVARVDLEARRIEFRLVKGTSFESLRKAAQRGPEEPPRRIKKAAGAKPKALKGQTAKVRRAEAKKADRVAARQVQASTQSAARKRR, via the coding sequence GTGCCAGAGGCGCCACCCGATTTCGATCCCGACGTCCCCAGCCGTGAAGCCATTTTGCGCGCCTTGCGCTCCGCCGGTGCGCCGCTATCGCCGGCCGAACTCGCGGAACGCATGGGTGTCACCCGGCCGGAGACCTCCGTCGGTTTCGATCGTCGTCTGGCCGCCATGGAGCGCGACGGCCAGCTCCTGCCGAATCGCAAGGGCGTGCTGCTGCTGGCCACCAAGCTGGACTTCGTGGCGGGCAGGGTGCAGGGCCACCGGGACGGCTTCGGCTTCCTGGTCCGCGACGACGGCGGACCGGATATCTTCCTTTCGCCGCGCGAAATGCTCAAGGTGCTGCATGGCGATCGCGTGCTGGTCAAGCCCAGCGGCGAGTATCGCGGCAAGCCCGATGGCACCATTGTCGAAGTCATCGAACGCCGTACCAACAAGCTGGTCGGCCGTTTTCTGCATGAGCATGGCCTGTCCATCGTCGTGCCGGAAGACCAGCGCATCAAGCACGACATCCTGATTCCGCCCAGCGATACCAATGGCGCGCAGCATGGCCAGGTGGTGTCGGTCGAGATCATCGAGCAGCCGACGCGGCACACGCAGCCCCTGGGGCGCGTCGCCGAAGTCCTGGGCGAGATCGACGATCCCGGCATGGAAATCGAAATCGCGGTGCGCAAGTTCGACGTTCCGGTCGAATTCACCGAGCCCGCGCGCAAGCAGGCGGCCCGCCTGCCGGATTCCGTACGCAGAACGGATCTGAAAGACCGCGTCGATCTGCGCGACGTCCCGCTCATCACGATCGACGGCGAGGACGCGCGCGATTTCGATGACGCGGTGTATTGCGAAGCCGTCGAGCTGGGCTCGGGCCAGCGCAAGCGCCCCGCCTGGCGCCTGCTGGTGGCCATCGCCGACGTCAGCCATTATGTGCGCCCCAACGACGCGCTGGACGACGACGCGCTCGAACGCGGCACCAGCGTGTATTTCCCCCGGCGCGTCATTCCCATGCTGCCGGAGAACCTGTCCAACGGCCTCTGTTCGCTGAATCCGCAGGTCGACCGGCTGGTGCTGGTCTGCGACATGGTCATCCCCGCCAGCGGCGCCAAGGCCGGCACGGTGACCGCCTATCAGTTCTATAACGCCGTCATGCATTCGCATGCGCGCACCACCTACACCAATATCTGGTCCGCGCTGCAGCAGCCCGGCGGCCCCACGGCCGCCGCGATGGCGGGCGTCATGCCGCAGGTGCAGAACCTGTACGAGCTGTATCAGTTGCTGGCGCAGGCGCGGCGCAAGCGCGGCGCCATCGATTTCGATACGGTGGAAACCAAGATCGTCTGCAACGAGCTTGGCCGCATCGAGCAGATCGTCGGCGTCGTGCGCAACGATGCGCACAAGCTCATCGAGGAATGCATGCTGGCGGCGAACACCTGCGCCGCGGATTTCATGGCCCGCAGCAAGCATCCCGGCCTGTACCGCATCCATGAAGGCCCCACGCCCGATCGCCTGCAATCCCTGCGCGAATTCCTGCGCACGCTGGGCCTGACGCTGGGCGGCGGCGATACGCCCACGGCCAAGGATTACGGCGAATTCCTCGACAGCGTGCGGGCGCGTCCCGATTATCCGCTGCTCCAGACCATGTGCCTGCGCTCCATGCAGCAGGCGGTTTACAGCCCCGAGAACGTCGGTCACTTCGGACTGGCCTATCCGGCGTATACGCATTTCACTTCGCCCATCCGGCGTTATCCGGACCTGCTGACCCATCGCGTCATCAAGGCGCTGCTGGCGGGCCAACGCTACGTGCCGTCCCTGCACGACGAGCCCGTGGTGATCGGCCGTGCCCACAAGGAGCACGAGCACGCCATCTGGGAAAAGCTCGGCCTGCTGCTTTCCTCCAGCGAGCGCCGCGCCGACGATGCGTCGCGCGACGTGGAGGCCTGGCTGAAGTGCTGGTTCGTCAAGGAACGCGTCGGCGAAGACTTCAGCGGCACGGTCACGGGCGTGGCCAGCTTCGGCATTTTCGTCACGCTGGACACGCTGCATGTGGAAGGCCTGGTCCACGTATCGGAACTGGGCGGCGAGTACTTCCAGTTCAACGACGCGCTGCACGAGCTGCGCGGCGAACGTACCGGCATGCGCTACCGCCTGACCGACAAGGTCCAGGTGCAGGTGGCGCGCGTCGACCTGGAAGCCCGCCGCATCGAATTCCGGCTGGTCAAGGGCACCAGCTTCGAGTCCTTGCGCAAGGCCGCGCAACGCGGGCCGGAAGAACCGCCTCGCCGCATCAAGAAAGCCGCGGGCGCCAAGCCCAAGGCCCTGAAGGGCCAGACCGCCAAGGTGCGGCGCGCGGAAGCCAAGAAAGCCGACCGCGTCGCGGCGCGGCAGGTCCAGGCTTCCACCCAATCGGCCGCCCGCAAGCGCCGCTGA